A single region of the Salicibibacter cibi genome encodes:
- a CDS encoding sigma-54 interaction domain-containing protein produces the protein MAYVKREYTRTLELPIAITDYNGKIVDYNEAFDAMFNLTDIEKKMTSPRNQSPHIEYKNKLYRIIEQDCADDQGYKMHIIYEDPEFNELQKEVKHLTKVNKELNYIIENSYDGISVQDEKGVTVRLNSSIERLTGIPRDYFLGKSEDKLMTRGFLQESVTSKVLESKESVTVYQGGVDNKQIVMTGAPLFNENNEIEKVIINIRDVTELVLPQELKSDESEHHQKRHDVICEDKKMIEIYNVIERIANVEASVLISGETGVGKDIIAKEIFNKSERQKMGQFVKINCGAIPTDLLESELFGYESGAFSGANRSGKPGLFELANKGMVFLDEIGELPLKLQVKLLQVIQDKEIRRIGATKTQDIDTRIIAATNRDLKEMVRHGEFREDLFYRLNVLPIHVPPLRDRKEDILPIAHFYLQTFNKKYNVNKWMSNDLQDFIKRYEWTGNIRELANLIQRLVIIMPTNELSIPDLPEEYQPSFHLETGNSNLLKKAAEKAEKDLLQSAVSHYKTTHQIAEALNSSQATIARKLNKYNL, from the coding sequence ATGGCTTATGTTAAAAGAGAGTACACCCGAACTTTGGAATTGCCAATAGCTATAACTGACTATAATGGGAAGATCGTAGATTATAATGAAGCTTTCGATGCAATGTTTAATTTGACAGATATTGAGAAAAAAATGACCAGCCCTCGTAACCAAAGTCCTCACATAGAATACAAAAATAAGTTATATCGTATTATCGAACAAGATTGTGCGGATGATCAGGGTTACAAGATGCACATAATCTACGAGGATCCAGAATTCAACGAATTACAAAAGGAAGTCAAACATTTAACAAAAGTAAATAAAGAACTAAATTATATTATAGAGAACTCCTATGATGGTATATCCGTACAAGATGAAAAAGGCGTTACTGTTCGATTAAATTCATCGATTGAGCGATTGACAGGCATTCCGAGAGACTATTTTTTAGGGAAAAGTGAAGATAAATTAATGACGAGAGGTTTTTTACAGGAATCTGTCACATCCAAAGTATTAGAAAGCAAGGAATCCGTTACTGTTTATCAAGGTGGCGTCGATAACAAGCAAATTGTGATGACCGGGGCCCCTCTATTCAACGAAAATAATGAAATTGAAAAAGTAATCATTAACATTAGGGATGTGACAGAACTTGTTCTCCCTCAAGAATTGAAGAGTGACGAATCAGAACATCATCAAAAAAGACACGACGTCATATGTGAAGATAAAAAAATGATCGAGATTTATAACGTTATCGAACGAATTGCCAATGTGGAAGCCTCTGTTCTTATATCAGGAGAGACAGGTGTAGGGAAGGACATCATTGCAAAAGAGATATTTAATAAAAGTGAGCGCCAAAAAATGGGGCAGTTCGTTAAGATTAATTGCGGGGCCATACCAACTGACTTACTTGAATCGGAATTATTCGGATATGAATCAGGTGCCTTTTCCGGAGCCAACCGTTCAGGGAAGCCGGGGTTATTTGAATTAGCGAACAAAGGCATGGTTTTTTTAGATGAGATCGGTGAACTTCCTTTAAAGCTACAAGTTAAATTACTGCAAGTCATTCAAGATAAAGAGATAAGAAGAATTGGCGCAACTAAGACACAAGATATTGATACGAGGATCATTGCAGCGACAAATAGAGATTTGAAAGAAATGGTTAGACATGGGGAGTTTAGAGAAGACCTTTTTTATCGATTAAATGTCCTCCCAATTCACGTTCCTCCACTCCGGGACAGAAAAGAAGATATTTTACCTATCGCACATTTTTATCTACAGACGTTTAATAAAAAATACAATGTAAACAAATGGATGTCCAATGATTTGCAGGACTTTATAAAGCGATATGAGTGGACAGGGAATATAAGGGAACTGGCTAATCTAATCCAACGATTGGTTATCATCATGCCCACGAATGAACTTTCTATCCCCGATCTACCGGAAGAATACCAACCTTCATTTCATCTGGAAACTGGTAATAGTAATCTTCTAAAAAAAGCAGCTGAAAAAGCTGAAAAAGATTTGCTTCAAAGTGCCGTCAGCCATTATAAAACGACACACCAAATTGCGGAGGCCTTAAATTCAAGTCAGGCTACCATTGCGAGAAAGCTCAATAAATATAATTTATGA
- a CDS encoding acyl-CoA dehydrogenase family protein yields MDFSLSDKVKDLQNRVSRFMEEVIEPNEKTYEEQLNQQATRWQSPPIMEEMKQQAKEAGLWNLFLPEGEYGAGLTNVEYAPLCELMGRSAIAPEVFNCSAPDTGNMETIVRYGTEEQKKQWLEPLLEGKIRSSFAMTEPRVASSDATNIETNIKKDGDEYVINGRKWWISGIMDARCEILIVMGKTDPDGPKYTQQSMILVPRNTPGVTVHRHLPVFGYDDAPEGHGEVEFDNVRVPASNILWDEGKGFAIAQGRLGPGRIHHCMRLIGLAEKSLEAMCERVQDRSTFGKQLSEQGVIQEWIADSRIEIEQARLLTMKAAYMMDTVGNKEGRTEIAMIKVVAPSMALRVIDRAIQAHGGGGVTEDFSLAKAWAGARTLRLADGPDEVHRRSIAKLELKKYQ; encoded by the coding sequence GTGGATTTTAGTTTGTCAGATAAGGTAAAGGATTTGCAAAATCGAGTCAGCCGTTTCATGGAAGAGGTCATCGAGCCGAATGAAAAAACATATGAGGAACAGTTAAATCAACAGGCAACGCGTTGGCAGTCACCTCCGATTATGGAAGAGATGAAGCAACAAGCGAAAGAAGCGGGTTTATGGAATTTATTTTTGCCGGAAGGCGAGTACGGCGCAGGGCTCACGAACGTGGAATACGCGCCACTATGTGAACTTATGGGGCGCTCTGCGATCGCGCCGGAAGTGTTCAATTGTTCGGCACCCGATACCGGGAACATGGAGACGATTGTCCGTTATGGAACAGAGGAGCAAAAAAAACAGTGGTTGGAACCGCTCCTTGAAGGAAAAATACGCTCCTCATTCGCCATGACTGAACCTCGCGTCGCATCATCGGATGCAACAAACATCGAAACAAACATAAAAAAAGACGGCGATGAATACGTCATCAACGGGCGAAAATGGTGGATTTCGGGTATTATGGATGCGCGTTGCGAAATCTTGATTGTGATGGGAAAAACGGATCCGGACGGCCCGAAATATACGCAACAGTCGATGATTTTAGTGCCGAGAAATACCCCGGGGGTGACCGTCCATCGCCATTTGCCGGTCTTCGGTTATGACGACGCGCCCGAAGGTCACGGAGAAGTGGAATTCGATAACGTACGTGTTCCGGCATCGAACATCCTCTGGGATGAAGGAAAAGGCTTCGCGATTGCTCAAGGTCGTCTCGGACCTGGACGAATTCATCATTGTATGCGCTTAATTGGTTTGGCCGAAAAGTCGCTTGAAGCCATGTGCGAACGTGTTCAAGATCGCTCGACGTTCGGAAAACAGCTTTCGGAACAAGGCGTCATTCAAGAGTGGATCGCCGATTCACGCATCGAAATCGAACAGGCGCGACTCCTCACGATGAAAGCCGCTTATATGATGGATACCGTTGGCAATAAAGAAGGGCGTACGGAAATTGCCATGATCAAAGTCGTTGCGCCAAGCATGGCACTGCGCGTCATTGATCGCGCCATTCAAGCCCATGGGGGCGGCGGTGTGACGGAAGACTTTTCGCTTGCCAAAGCGTGGGCCGGTGCCCGAACCCTACGACTCGCCGACGGCCCCGACGAAGTCCACAGACGGTCGATTGCAAAATTGGAACTGAAAAAATATCAATAG
- a CDS encoding 2-phosphosulfolactate phosphatase, producing the protein MEKCHLWLTTEETKLESLKGATVVVIDVFLATTTLVTIMERGAHRIFPAASVEDAHQLKAELGHSSLTGGELGGKRVEGFDCAHLPDDYTSERVTDKDIIFLSSNGTRAITGAKTANRLLLGNLRNAHAIADYINQEAPEEVIIACAGSLGQFSLEDYICANIILPHLNVKNANLNDAALFALDQRIDPHNVAELAAKGRVGRNFQKSGLHELFEFAVDVGSSTSIVGLHNGTELKFMPVGSETK; encoded by the coding sequence ATGGAAAAATGCCATTTATGGTTAACAACGGAAGAAACGAAGCTCGAAAGTTTAAAGGGCGCGACGGTTGTTGTCATCGATGTCTTTCTCGCGACAACGACCCTCGTCACCATTATGGAGCGGGGCGCCCATCGTATTTTTCCGGCAGCAAGTGTGGAAGATGCGCATCAATTGAAAGCAGAACTAGGCCACTCGTCCCTTACCGGTGGAGAGCTCGGTGGGAAGCGCGTTGAGGGGTTTGATTGTGCCCATTTACCGGATGATTATACATCTGAACGTGTCACAGACAAAGATATCATCTTTTTATCTTCCAATGGGACGCGGGCGATTACCGGTGCTAAAACAGCGAACCGCTTGTTATTGGGAAACTTGAGAAATGCGCATGCCATCGCGGATTATATCAACCAAGAAGCTCCGGAAGAAGTCATTATCGCTTGCGCAGGTTCGCTCGGACAGTTTTCATTGGAGGATTATATTTGCGCAAATATCATTCTCCCCCACCTGAATGTGAAAAATGCCAACCTAAATGACGCCGCACTGTTTGCGTTGGACCAACGTATTGATCCTCATAATGTTGCGGAACTTGCGGCCAAGGGGCGTGTCGGGCGCAATTTCCAAAAATCAGGATTGCATGAGCTGTTCGAGTTTGCGGTAGACGTGGGCAGTTCGACGTCCATTGTCGGGCTTCATAACGGAACCGAACTAAAGTTTATGCCCGTGGGGAGTGAAACGAAATGA
- a CDS encoding NADPH:quinone oxidoreductase family protein — protein sequence MRAWQVKELADPEQALALEEVEKPAQENGQVLIKTQTAALNFFDILLCQGKYQEKPPLPFTPGAEIAGTVEAAGEGSAFQIGQKVLARPALPAGGLAEWVSVPEDAVFTVSESMSFHEAAAMYITYQTGYYALHHRGNIKEGDVLLVHAGSGGVGSAAIQLGKATGARIIATAGGPEKVQVCKDLGADVAIDYRADDFVDIVKKETDGKGADIIFDPVGSDTFDRSRKCIAFAGRLLVIGFAGGRIPEAPANHALVKNYSVVGVHWGYFARLYEEEMENIHKTLCSMYEEGKIQPLIYGQFSFDDVPNALNLMGDRKTYGKLVVDVGE from the coding sequence ATGCGCGCGTGGCAAGTGAAAGAACTCGCAGACCCGGAACAGGCACTGGCTTTGGAAGAGGTGGAAAAGCCTGCTCAAGAAAATGGACAAGTGCTGATAAAAACGCAGACAGCAGCGTTAAATTTTTTCGATATCCTATTATGCCAGGGAAAGTATCAGGAAAAACCACCATTGCCCTTTACACCGGGCGCCGAAATCGCGGGAACGGTGGAAGCGGCCGGGGAAGGAAGCGCTTTTCAGATCGGGCAAAAGGTTTTGGCGAGGCCGGCGCTTCCGGCCGGCGGATTAGCCGAATGGGTCTCGGTACCGGAAGACGCCGTTTTCACCGTCTCTGAATCAATGTCTTTTCATGAAGCGGCTGCCATGTATATCACGTATCAAACCGGCTATTACGCCCTGCACCATCGCGGAAATATCAAAGAGGGTGACGTCCTGCTCGTCCACGCCGGTTCCGGTGGCGTGGGGTCGGCTGCCATTCAATTAGGGAAAGCCACCGGTGCCCGCATTATCGCGACAGCGGGTGGTCCCGAGAAAGTACAAGTCTGCAAAGATTTAGGCGCGGACGTCGCCATTGATTATCGAGCGGACGATTTCGTTGACATTGTAAAAAAAGAAACCGACGGAAAAGGCGCCGATATTATTTTTGACCCTGTCGGCAGCGATACCTTTGACCGTTCACGTAAATGTATTGCGTTTGCCGGCCGGTTGCTCGTCATCGGTTTTGCCGGTGGTCGAATACCGGAAGCCCCCGCCAATCATGCTCTAGTAAAAAACTACTCGGTCGTTGGCGTTCATTGGGGTTATTTTGCCAGGCTTTATGAAGAGGAAATGGAGAACATTCACAAAACGCTTTGTTCCATGTACGAAGAAGGTAAAATCCAACCATTAATTTATGGACAGTTTTCCTTTGACGACGTTCCGAATGCCCTAAATCTCATGGGGGACCGGAAGACGTACGGGAAGTTAGTCGTGGATGTGGGAGAATGA
- a CDS encoding MaoC/PaaZ C-terminal domain-containing protein, with amino-acid sequence MSAIVEKKAGDTLPPVTLPPVTRLDLIKYAGASGDYNPIHTIDDEAEKAGLPGIIAHGMWTMGNLAKLFTPYYEEGFIETYQIRFRGMVFLDDVISLQANVSEQQEDKITFDVSAKNQKDEDVIKGKVVFSLD; translated from the coding sequence ATGAGTGCGATCGTAGAAAAGAAAGCCGGCGACACGTTGCCGCCCGTGACGCTCCCTCCGGTGACACGTCTTGATTTAATTAAATACGCGGGCGCCTCCGGTGATTATAATCCGATCCACACGATTGATGACGAAGCGGAAAAAGCAGGGCTTCCCGGCATCATCGCACACGGCATGTGGACGATGGGTAACCTCGCGAAGCTCTTCACCCCGTATTACGAAGAAGGGTTTATCGAAACGTATCAGATTCGTTTTCGGGGCATGGTTTTTCTTGACGACGTCATTTCTCTGCAGGCAAACGTGAGCGAGCAACAGGAAGACAAAATCACGTTTGATGTAAGCGCGAAAAATCAAAAAGACGAAGACGTTATAAAAGGGAAAGTTGTATTTTCACTTGATTAG
- a CDS encoding phosphotransferase family protein: protein MTQSVRSGEELDVTKVKAFLEKHLSDIPKDEPVQVEQYYAGASNLTYLLSCGEWQGVLRRPPFGPLPAKAHDMKREYGILSRLHPVFPLAPKPYILGEDDTVMEATFYVMERKQGIVIDQSLPEGIQATEDLGRELSHTFIDTLAALHQVDAEAAGLHTFGRPEGFMERQVHGWIKRYERAKTEEIPEYEKLKKWFLDNIPADKETTVIHNDFKFNNLLFSNDLRQVKAVVDWEMATIGDPLFDLGAVLSYWVQQDDSELLQSTFPTITKEPGFLNRRELIQRYAEKTGRDCSSLHFYQVFAYFKLAVIVQQIYFRWKNGQTEDERFRHYGQRGTNLIKYAWKFLNEGE from the coding sequence ATGACACAATCCGTGCGCAGCGGCGAAGAGCTGGATGTAACCAAAGTCAAAGCATTTTTGGAAAAACATTTGAGCGACATCCCTAAAGATGAACCGGTGCAAGTCGAACAATATTACGCCGGGGCGTCAAACTTGACGTATCTTTTATCTTGCGGGGAGTGGCAAGGGGTGTTGCGTCGTCCGCCATTCGGCCCGCTCCCTGCCAAAGCCCACGACATGAAACGGGAGTACGGGATTCTTTCCCGGCTTCACCCTGTATTCCCGCTGGCGCCAAAGCCGTATATCCTCGGGGAAGATGATACGGTGATGGAAGCCACGTTCTACGTTATGGAACGAAAACAAGGCATCGTCATTGATCAATCGTTGCCCGAAGGGATACAAGCAACGGAAGATTTAGGGCGGGAGCTCTCCCACACTTTTATCGACACATTGGCAGCGTTACACCAAGTGGACGCAGAGGCAGCCGGTCTCCACACGTTCGGCCGGCCGGAAGGGTTCATGGAGCGCCAGGTTCACGGTTGGATTAAACGCTATGAACGTGCCAAAACCGAGGAGATTCCCGAGTATGAGAAGCTGAAAAAATGGTTTCTGGACAATATCCCCGCCGACAAAGAGACGACCGTCATCCATAACGATTTCAAGTTTAATAATCTATTATTCTCAAATGATCTGCGTCAAGTGAAAGCGGTGGTCGATTGGGAAATGGCGACGATCGGAGATCCTCTCTTTGACCTTGGGGCTGTGCTCAGTTACTGGGTGCAGCAAGATGACTCGGAGCTGTTACAATCAACGTTTCCGACCATTACCAAAGAACCCGGGTTTTTAAACCGCCGGGAATTGATTCAACGGTACGCGGAAAAAACCGGACGGGATTGTTCCTCGCTTCATTTTTATCAAGTTTTTGCTTATTTTAAATTAGCCGTTATCGTTCAACAAATCTATTTTCGTTGGAAAAATGGACAAACGGAAGATGAGCGGTTCAGGCACTATGGCCAAAGAGGGACCAATTTAATTAAATACGCGTGGAAATTTTTAAACGAGGGGGAATAA
- a CDS encoding MaoC family dehydratase N-terminal domain-containing protein has translation MFEDAIGNLSNKVKNTVERGAVRKFADAIGDAHPIFVDEEAGKTSRYGRNIAPPTFPRVFDYGEIAGLELPNKGLIHGEQIYHYERPLLVGEDIHCWTEVKDYKEKAGKSGTMGILSLEGKGEDQGGNLVFRAEQVVIITEAVRRGMEA, from the coding sequence ATGTTTGAAGATGCGATTGGTAACCTTTCGAATAAAGTAAAAAACACCGTCGAACGGGGTGCCGTGCGCAAATTCGCCGATGCGATCGGCGACGCGCACCCGATTTTCGTCGATGAAGAGGCGGGGAAAACTTCCCGCTATGGACGCAACATCGCGCCACCGACATTTCCCCGCGTGTTTGATTACGGGGAAATCGCAGGGTTAGAGTTGCCGAACAAAGGCCTCATTCACGGCGAGCAAATCTATCATTATGAACGCCCGCTTCTCGTCGGCGAAGACATCCATTGCTGGACGGAAGTGAAAGATTACAAGGAAAAAGCGGGAAAAAGCGGCACGATGGGCATTCTCAGCCTCGAAGGAAAAGGCGAGGACCAAGGCGGAAACCTCGTTTTCCGCGCCGAACAAGTGGTGATTATCACCGAAGCGGTGAGAAGGGGGATGGAAGCATGA